In Erigeron canadensis isolate Cc75 chromosome 7, C_canadensis_v1, whole genome shotgun sequence, one DNA window encodes the following:
- the LOC122608589 gene encoding uncharacterized protein LOC122608589, whose product MATPEYQIIHHPSHPHPLVPLSEPILRKCDACGEKHEGIFYLCTTCFGLYIHRSCAFLPKKLLIQEVTNNNFSHRHPLTISYSFPWAEQKDNLRPRCRVCDRFHYDENSWILKCEKCRYFAHLSCATSGRDSLGNKRIIPNFKDSDYPDLVRLPFPTASDSILKHLFSNQVIGCENFKMEDAGNPKPYNCHPHPLILVRTESGAMPSSSSTTILLSCLHDPMKKIELLCNGCLRPITNMPFYKCADKCDNFVLHEWCTRLPDKLENQWDHPAPHTLFLQPSASNKFFSVFVCAICQLPCNGFVYTCVQCDYHIDVKCAFLSEKITHDAHPGHLMSRVKRVYDNAVCHVCRITYNYDQSEFHCDTCSDVWVHTSCAMLLPGEIRHKYDKHPMRICYTPVENHKSQYFCEICEEEFDPEVSFYHCYQCAQSIHTHCAPLILQSERAQCLYGWSGVYEITHNEFYTRPNLGVFLFVNIKFGGILQTKMVFKDHPHHPLIFDQGIHSDGTCNKCGEILQNKMIFKCQQCTYAIDLDCCENLTKHRSAN is encoded by the exons ATGGCGACACCAGAATATCAAATCATCCATCACCCGAGCCATCCACACCCATTAGTACCTCTTTCAGAACCAATTTTGCGAAAGTGCGATGCTTGTGGGGAGAAACATGAAGGGATATTTTATCTCTGTACAACGTGTTTCGGTCTCTACATTCATAGAAGTTGTGCTTTCCTACCAAAAAAGTTGCTTATTCAAGAGGTTACAAATAATAATTTCTCTCATCGTCATCCACTCACTATTTCTTACTCTTTTCCATGGGCAGAACAAAAAGATAACCTTAGGCCCAGGTGTAGGGTATGTGATAGATTTCATTACGATGAGAACAGTTGGAttttaaaatgtgaaaaatgtcGATACTTTGCCCATCTAAGTTGTGCAACATCAGGACGTGATTCTCTTG GTAATAAAAGAATCATACCGAATTTTAAAGATTCTGATTATCCTGATCTCGTCCGTCTCCCATTCCCTACCGCAAGTGATAGCATCCTAAAGCACCTCTTTTCAAACCAAGTTATTGGatgtgaaaattttaaaatggaaGATGCTGGAAACCCGAAACCTTATAACTGCCATCCACACCCATTGATTCTTGTTCGTACAGAGTCGGGCGCAATGCCATCCTCCTCCTCAACAACTATTCTTTTATCATGTCTTCATGACCCAATGAAGAAGATCGAGTTGTTATGCAATGGTTGCTTGAGACCAATCACCAATATGCCATTTTACAAATGTGCCGACAAATGCGACAACTTTGTTCTCCATGAGTGGTGCACCCGACTTCCTGATAAACTCGAGAATCAATGGGATCACCCTGCACCACATACACTCTTTCTCCAACCAAGTGCCTCTAATAAGTTTTTCTCTGTCTTTGTTTGTGCCATTTGCCAGCTTCCGTGTAATGGATTTGTCTACACTTGTGTGCAATGTGATTATcatattgatgttaaatgtgCATTCTTATCCGAAAAAATAACACACGACGCTCATCCGGGTCACCTCATGTCAAGGGTTAAGAGAGTATATGACAATGCGGTTTGTCATGTATGTCGAATTACTTATAATTATGATCAATCTGAATTCCATTGTGACACTTGTAGTGACGTATGGGTACATACGAGTTGTGCTATGTTATTGCCTGGAGAAATCAGGCACAAGTATGACAAGCACCCAATGAGGATATGTTACACCCCAGTTGAAAATCATAAAAGCCAATATTTTTGTGAAATTTGTGAAGAGGAATTTGATCCAGAGGTTTCTTTCTACCACTGTTATCAGTGTGCCCAATCCATCCATACTCATTGTGCGCCGCTAATACTTCAATCTGAAAGAGCTCAGTGCTTGTATGGATGGTCGGGAGTTTATGAGATTACACATAACGAGTTCTATACAAGGCCAAATCTTGGAGTTTTTCTATTTGTGAATATAAAGTTTGGGGGAATATTGCAAACCAAGATGGTCTTCAAGGATCACCCGCACCACCCTCTCATTTTTGATCAAGGGATTCATAGTGATGGTACCTGCAACAAGTGTGGTGAAATATTGCAAAACAAGATGATCTTCAAGTGTCAACAATGCACATATGCAATTGATTTGGATTGCTGTGAGAATTTAACTAAGCATCGATcagctaattaa
- the LOC122607096 gene encoding protein FAR1-RELATED SEQUENCE 5-like: MTFLEYYSFDRGGTYRKRSQGIRKSFSKKCNCPFKLQGYYSEYGWRVNVIDHTHNHDIDDVYGHAFARRFSPAEEEWVRRQYYLKLNAQGIFDGLRKEFPNNLSLIKGVHNLQKKIRNEEAQKIGNTPMQVLLSVLQQFHYTYEYTMNVYSNRMENLFFMYPKSFEIWRAFHNVLFIDSTYKTSKYGMPFVEIVGVTSTGKTFLIACEFIVNEQEANYVWVLQTLKRTLGEGWPVSLIITDRELALMNACRNVVSNAARQLCRVHIRRNIIKHCEPVFKNKGTLYSFLHRWKVLIESYTIEDYITRDEALQEYLKSYPGVYRYVSLSWLSQYKEFFVSCWVDLHLNFGQYNTNRVKSEHALLKSHLDGKIARPHRLVECITRIVDSQHIAIRETFSKSKIKHNTDYDLPCFKRLHGFVSHNALEIMLQEIKRIKDDDIAGDSSHCGCKLFTSCGLPCACGLVFYVHHG; this comes from the exons ATGACGTTTCTAGAGTATTACTCATTTGATCGTGGTGGTACATACCGTAAGAGGAGTCAGGGCATCAGAAagagtttttcaaaaaaatgtaaTTGTCCATTCAAGTTGCAAGGTTATTATTCGGAATATGGTTGGAGGGTAAATGTGATAGATCATACACATAATCATGACATAGATGATGTGTATGGTCATGCGTTTGCCAGACGTTTTTCTCCAGCCGAAGAAGAATGGGTACGGAGGCAGTATTACTTAAAACTGAATGCGCAAGGTATTTTTGATGGATTGAGAAAGGAATTTCCAAACAACCTGTCTCTCATCAAAGGTGTACACAACTTAcagaaaaaaataagaaacgAAGAGGCCCAGAAGATTGGAAATACTCCAATGCAG GTGCTTTTGTCAGTGCTACAACAATTCCATTACACTTACGAGTATACAATGAACGTATATTCAAACCGGATGGAAAATCTGTTTTTTATGTACCCAAAATCATTTGAGATTTGGCGTGCATTCCATAACGTGTTGTTCATAGACTCCACCTACAAAACTAGCAAATATGGAATGCCATTTGTTGAGATTGTAGGCGTCACTTCAACGGGCAAGACATTTCTTATAGCTTGTGAGTTTATAGTAAACGAACAGGAGGCCAACTATGTTTGGGTGTTACAGACTTTAAAACGGACACTTGGTGAAGGTTGGCCCGTGAGTCTTATAATTACTGATAGGGAGCTAGCACTGATGAATGCATGTCGGAATGTGGTGTCGAATGCTGCGCGACAACTCTGTAGAGTTCACATAAGGAggaatataataaaacattgtGAGCCGGTATTTAAGAATAAGGGGACTCTTTATTCTTTTCTTCATCGGTGGAAAGTACTTATTGAATCTTACACGATTGAGGATTACATCACTAGAGACGAAGCACTTCAAGAGTATTTGAAAAGTTATCCAG gTGTTTATCGTTATGTAAGCTTAAGTTGGTTGTCGCAATATAAGGAATTTTTTGTGTCTTGTTGGGTGGATCTACACCTCAACTTTGGCCAATACAATACGAATAGAGTCAAGTCGGAGCATGCGCTGTTAAAGAGTCACTTGGATGGCAAAATAGCGCGCCCACATAGGCTTGTTGAGTGCATTACTCGTATCGTAGATAGTCAACATATAGCAATCAGAGAAACCTTTTCAAAAAGCAAGATTAAACACAACACAGATTACGATTTACCATGTTTCAAGAGACTACATGGGTTCGTTTCCCATAATGCTTTGGAAATCATGCTACAAGAGATTAAACGTATCAAAGACGATGATATAGCGGGGGACTCATCTCATTGTGGTTGTAAGTTATTTACCAGTTGTGGGCTACCATGTGCTTGCGGACTTGTATTCTATGTCCACCATGGTTAG
- the LOC122608552 gene encoding molybdate transporter 1 — MNPMESNNPQTPSQKTSLAQKLKTNLIFRSKWGELNGAMGDLGTYIPIVLALTLARDLNLGTTLIFTGIYNIVTGAIYGVPMPVQPMKSIAAVAISDPDFGIPEAMAAGICTGVILFILGVTGLMRLAYRVIPLPIVRGIQLAQGLSFAMTAVKYIRKEQDFSESKSKGNRRWLGLDGLVLAIVCVCFIIIVNGAGNKYEDKDKDAEINDNQDEIENKDIKEAYWRKLVEALPSAFIVFLLGIILAIVREPKVIKGFKIGPSSIQVIKISKNAWKKGFVKGTIPQLPLSILNSVIAVCKLSTDLFPLKTVTATSVSMTVGVMNIVGCWFGAMPCCHGAGGLAGQYKFGGRSGGCVALLGAAKMVLGLLLGSSIVKILTAFPVGVLGVLLLFAGIELAMCARDMKSKEESFVVLICTAVSLVGSSAALGFVSGMVAHLLLRFRKLGGRENIQSVSDFWMHNP, encoded by the coding sequence ATGAACCCCATGGAGTCCAATAACCCCCAAACACCATCACAAAAAACCTCATTAGCCCAAAAACTAAAAACCAACTTGATTTTCCGGTCTAAATGGGGCGAGCTTAACGGCGCAATGGGCGACTTAGGGACGTATATCCCTATCGTCCTAGCGCTAACGCTCGCTAGAGACCTTAATTTAGGTACTACATTGATTTTCACAGGAATTTACAACATTGTAACAGGTGCAATATATGGTGTCCCAATGCCTGTCCAACCCATGAAGTCTATTGCCGCGGTCGCTATATCTGATCCCGATTTTGGTATTCCCGAGGCTATGGCAGCGGGTATATGTACTGGTGTGATTTTATTTATACTCGGTGTGACTGGGCTTATGCGGCTAGCTTATCGGGTCATTCCTTTACCAATTGTTAGAGGAATTCAACTAGCACAAGGTTTATCGTTTGCCATGACCGCGGTTAAGTATATAAGAAAAGAACAAGATTTTTCAGAGTCGAAATCCAAAGGGAATCGACGTTGGCTAGGACTCGATGGGTTGGTCCTGGCaattgtttgtgtttgttttattaTCATTGTAAATGGTGCAGGTAATAAATatgaagataaagataaagacgccgaaattaatgataatcaagatgaaattgaaaataaagaTATTAAAGAGGCATATTGGAGAAAACTTGTTGAAGCTTTACCTTCAgcatttattgtttttttgttgGGAATAATTTTGGCTATAGTTAGAGAGCCTAAAGTGATCAAAGGGTTTAAAATTGGGCCATCTTCAATACAAGTTATAAAAATTTCCAAAAATGCTTGGAAAAAGGGGTTTGTGAAGGGCACAATACCACAATTACCCTTGTCGATTCTTAACTCTGTAATCGCGGTATGCAAATTATCAACCgatcttttccccctaaaaaccGTCACGGCAACATCAGTTTCCATGACGGTTGGGGTGATGAACATAGTTGGATGTTGGTTCGGTGCAATGCCCTGTTGTCACGGGGCTGGTGGGTTAGCGGGTCAATACAAGTTTGGAGGGCGAAGTGGTGGTTGTGTAGCCTTACTTGGCGCGGCTAAAATGGTATTAGGATTGCTATTAGGCAGCTCTATCGTGAAGATTTTGACCGCGTTTCCTGTTGGGGTTCTAGGCGTGTTGTTATTGTTTGCTGGTATTGAGTTAGCCATGTGTGCTAGGGACATGAAGTCCAAGGAGGAGTCATTTGTTGTGCTCATTTGCACCGCAGTATCTCTAGTTGGCTCGAGTGCAGCCTTAGGCTTTGTTTCGGGCATGGTGGCACACTTACTCCTTAGGTTTCGAAAGTTGGGGGGTCGAGAAAACATTCAGTCAGTTTCGGATTTTTGGATGcataatccataa